One genomic window of Pirellulales bacterium includes the following:
- a CDS encoding fatty acid desaturase translates to MTPVEMLKQQRKEKNKKDKSRLMPRRERKFTAAQEAAASDLPANRWKRGIDWPVIIWIAALHVGALSALFCFTWKGVALMLFLGWFTGAFGITMGFHRYLTHGSFATYGWMRHALAFIGGMAGEGPATTWVAVHRKHHEFSDHEGDPHSPREGFWWSHMVWLAPNRGGEYQKLTLQRYAPDLAKDPVMRFLENTFVLWHVVFGLILFAIGYFGWDLYTACSFVAYGMFLRLIYVLHVTWFVNSATHMWGYRNYETTDDSRNLWWVGLLAYGEGWHNNHHAYQRMARHGHRWWEFDMTFWMIVALEKMGLVWNVVRDVPERHRHA, encoded by the coding sequence GTGACACCGGTTGAAATGCTCAAGCAGCAGCGCAAGGAAAAGAACAAGAAGGATAAGTCCCGCCTGATGCCGCGGCGCGAACGCAAGTTCACGGCAGCGCAAGAAGCGGCCGCCAGCGATTTGCCGGCGAACCGCTGGAAGCGGGGTATTGATTGGCCCGTGATCATATGGATCGCCGCTCTGCATGTCGGTGCGCTCTCGGCGCTGTTTTGTTTCACTTGGAAGGGCGTCGCCTTGATGCTCTTTCTTGGTTGGTTCACAGGCGCCTTCGGTATCACGATGGGATTTCATCGCTACCTGACGCACGGCAGCTTTGCCACCTATGGCTGGATGCGCCACGCACTGGCGTTCATTGGTGGCATGGCGGGCGAGGGTCCGGCTACTACATGGGTGGCCGTACATCGCAAGCATCATGAGTTCAGCGACCACGAGGGAGATCCGCATTCGCCGCGCGAAGGTTTCTGGTGGAGCCACATGGTTTGGCTAGCCCCCAACCGTGGTGGTGAATATCAGAAGCTGACCCTGCAGCGCTACGCGCCCGACCTGGCCAAGGATCCGGTGATGCGTTTTCTGGAAAACACGTTTGTCCTCTGGCACGTTGTCTTTGGCTTGATCTTGTTCGCGATCGGCTACTTCGGTTGGGACCTGTACACGGCCTGCTCCTTTGTGGCGTACGGCATGTTCCTGCGGTTGATCTACGTATTGCACGTCACCTGGTTTGTGAACTCGGCCACTCACATGTGGGGCTATCGCAACTACGAGACCACGGACGACAGCCGCAATCTATGGTGGGTCGGGCTGCTGGCCTATGGAGAGGGATGGCACAACAACCACCACGCCTATCAACGCATGGCCCGTCACGGCCATCGCTGGTGGGAATTCGACATGACCTTCTGGATGATCGTGGCCCTGGAAAAGATGGGCTTGGTCTGGAACGTAGTGCGCGATGTGCCTGAGCGGCACCGGCACGCCTAA
- a CDS encoding dehydrogenase E1 component subunit alpha/beta, whose translation MATQTTELNLILSLYRTMRLIRQCEEHLARCHQRGLVQGACHTYVGEEAIATGVCANLNTDDVLFSTHRGHGHALAKGLPPEQLIAELFGRATGCSRGRGGSMHLFTPEIGMMGTSGIVGPCILQAVGAGYSFMLSKSDRVAVAFFGDGAVNNGAFHEGLNLAAIWNLPVLFICENNQFATEVPFKYASGIPDVGRRAANYGIPGFEVDGNDVLAVHDAARDAVARARRGEGATLIECKTYRTRPHAEGMGDFTYRTREQVEEWRAKCPIGRLRDEAIARSSEWGLTADECDRLTEEFDAVDAQVSQQIDTASRAAEAAPWPDASTATDHVYCQPSSTPPTAPPPPGDRQTTFVQSTLEALDHEMARNPGIFVLGEGIGERGGNFRTTAGLFQKYGPERLRDTPISERGFVGLGCGAAMTGTRPVIDFMFVDFINDAYGEIVNQIAKMQYMSSGRLRMPILLRGCIGVGHSAATHHSSNFTSVYSHIPGLRVVIPATPYDAKGLFLHALRSNDPVLFLEHRELMAIKGAVPEEAYEIPFGQASIARVGTEATVVAMGLMLHRVLAVAAELAGDGTSIEVIDPRTASPLDVPTILSSVAKTGRLLIVDEAYGPCSMAAEIAAQVADAGFDDLDAPIKRLNGAFTPTPYSPPLEKVVVPQLEDIRAAIQDLLAE comes from the coding sequence ATGGCAACGCAAACCACCGAACTGAATTTGATTCTGTCGCTCTACCGCACGATGCGGCTCATTCGCCAATGCGAAGAGCACCTGGCCCGCTGCCACCAGCGTGGACTGGTGCAAGGCGCTTGTCACACCTATGTAGGTGAAGAGGCCATCGCCACCGGTGTATGCGCCAATCTGAATACTGACGACGTTTTGTTCAGCACGCATCGCGGTCACGGGCATGCCTTGGCCAAGGGACTGCCCCCCGAGCAATTGATCGCCGAGCTGTTCGGCCGTGCCACTGGTTGTTCGCGTGGCCGTGGCGGCAGCATGCATTTGTTTACGCCCGAAATCGGGATGATGGGCACCAGCGGCATTGTCGGCCCCTGCATATTGCAAGCAGTCGGTGCCGGTTACAGCTTCATGCTCTCCAAGTCCGATCGAGTGGCCGTGGCATTCTTTGGCGATGGTGCCGTCAACAACGGTGCCTTCCACGAGGGGCTGAACCTGGCCGCGATCTGGAATCTGCCAGTGCTGTTCATCTGCGAGAACAACCAGTTCGCCACCGAGGTACCGTTCAAGTACGCCAGCGGCATTCCCGATGTCGGTCGCAGGGCAGCGAACTACGGCATCCCCGGCTTTGAAGTGGACGGCAACGACGTGCTGGCCGTACACGATGCGGCCCGCGATGCAGTGGCCCGTGCGCGACGCGGCGAAGGCGCCACCTTGATCGAATGCAAGACGTATCGCACTCGACCCCACGCCGAAGGTATGGGAGATTTTACGTATCGTACTCGTGAACAAGTTGAAGAATGGCGCGCCAAATGCCCGATTGGCCGACTGCGGGACGAGGCGATCGCCAGGAGCAGCGAGTGGGGGCTGACAGCCGACGAATGTGATCGGTTGACCGAGGAATTCGACGCCGTCGACGCGCAGGTGTCTCAGCAGATCGACACGGCTTCGCGCGCCGCTGAAGCCGCTCCGTGGCCCGACGCCTCGACAGCCACGGATCACGTTTACTGCCAACCTTCTTCAACACCACCCACTGCGCCCCCACCGCCCGGAGACCGTCAAACGACGTTTGTGCAGAGCACTCTCGAAGCACTCGATCACGAGATGGCGCGCAACCCAGGCATATTTGTCCTGGGCGAAGGAATCGGCGAACGTGGCGGCAACTTCCGCACGACCGCCGGCCTATTTCAAAAGTACGGGCCCGAACGATTACGCGACACACCGATTAGCGAACGCGGCTTTGTTGGTCTGGGCTGTGGTGCGGCCATGACCGGCACCCGGCCAGTGATCGACTTTATGTTCGTCGACTTTATTAACGACGCCTACGGCGAAATCGTCAATCAAATCGCCAAGATGCAATACATGAGCAGCGGACGGCTGAGAATGCCGATCTTGTTGCGCGGTTGCATCGGGGTGGGCCACTCGGCAGCCACACACCACTCGAGTAATTTCACCAGCGTTTATAGCCACATCCCCGGCCTGCGCGTCGTCATACCGGCCACTCCCTACGATGCCAAGGGATTGTTTCTGCACGCATTGCGTTCGAACGATCCGGTGCTGTTCCTCGAGCATCGCGAACTAATGGCGATCAAAGGGGCCGTGCCCGAGGAGGCTTACGAGATTCCATTTGGACAGGCGTCGATCGCACGCGTCGGTACCGAGGCCACGGTCGTGGCGATGGGGCTGATGTTGCATCGCGTGTTGGCCGTGGCGGCCGAATTGGCGGGAGACGGAACGTCGATCGAGGTGATCGACCCGCGTACAGCCTCGCCACTCGACGTGCCGACAATTTTGAGTTCGGTTGCCAAGACCGGCCGGCTGTTGATCGTCGATGAAGCCTACGGTCCGTGCAGTATGGCCGCCGAAATCGCCGCACAAGTGGCCGACGCCGGATTCGACGATCTCGACGCCCCCATTAAGCGACTGAACGGTGCTTTCACCCCCACGCCCTACAGTCCGCCACTAGAGAAGGTCGTAGTGCCGCAGCTGGAAGACATCCGGGCCGCAATCCAGGATCTGTTGGCTGAGTGA
- a CDS encoding SDR family oxidoreductase, which translates to MTSSLFDLSGRVAVVSGAARGMGRAMALALAEHGADLLLVDRNAEGAAQTARTAEQLGRRAVAAACDVSNPEEIRALFVRLDRDFGRVDFLGNVAGEGVLVPPEELSVEQLRQVFENLVVGRFTMCQEAGRRMLRAGRGSIVNIGSLASTTALGRGHTAYSMAMGAVAQMTRELSTEWAGSGVRVNAILPAQVVNPSLEHRIAANPDMKDVWLRGIPAGRLGQPDDIRGLAVLLASDASSWITGALIPMDGGNLALNGGGSLRPRPQ; encoded by the coding sequence ATGACGAGTTCTTTGTTCGATCTCTCTGGCCGGGTGGCGGTGGTTTCCGGCGCGGCACGCGGTATGGGACGTGCCATGGCACTCGCGCTGGCCGAGCACGGCGCAGACTTGTTGCTGGTGGATCGCAACGCCGAGGGCGCCGCGCAAACGGCACGCACGGCCGAACAACTTGGACGCCGCGCCGTGGCTGCGGCCTGCGACGTGTCGAACCCCGAAGAGATCCGCGCATTGTTTGTCCGCCTGGATCGAGACTTCGGTCGCGTCGATTTTTTGGGCAATGTGGCGGGCGAGGGAGTGCTCGTTCCGCCGGAAGAGCTTTCGGTCGAGCAACTGCGGCAGGTTTTCGAGAATCTGGTCGTAGGTCGGTTCACCATGTGCCAGGAAGCAGGTCGCAGAATGCTGCGCGCCGGCCGCGGCAGCATCGTAAATATCGGCTCTCTGGCCAGCACCACGGCCCTCGGCCGTGGGCACACAGCCTATAGCATGGCAATGGGTGCCGTCGCGCAGATGACCCGCGAATTGAGCACTGAATGGGCCGGCTCAGGTGTTCGGGTCAACGCGATCCTGCCGGCCCAGGTCGTGAATCCCAGCCTCGAGCACCGTATCGCTGCCAATCCCGACATGAAAGACGTATGGTTGCGAGGGATTCCGGCGGGCAGGCTCGGCCAACCCGATGATATTCGCGGATTGGCCGTGCTCTTGGCCTCGGATGCGTCGAGTTGGATCACCGGCGCGCTGATCCCCATGGACGGCGGAAACCTGGCGCTCAACGGGGGAGGCTCGCTTCGTCCCAGGCCGCAATGA
- a CDS encoding 2-oxo acid dehydrogenase subunit E2 codes for MIAFLMAAGEDASTEGDSPAAESAPATAAVAGPAARRLARQFNVPLDDIAGSGRSGQITAADVHAEAVRRQPGNGAASPTTAASHERAAESVGVRLGRPADDDGQPVINALVITPRALRVAAERGVDPASVTGSGRGGRIRERDILAASWSSQSATSSTGPEASRAGITRQQQAVAGSTPRSGNVRRTIARRMVASHQTTAPVTLTSRVDATNLVSLRKQFQAAAANDQDVVPSVSDLVVKLVAIALDRHPHLNARWEDEQIVELAEIRIGVAVDAEAGLLVPVLPDVRVMGVREIAAATRELIAKARAGKLSTADLQGGTFTVTNLGMYGIDAFTPIINPPEAAILGLGAIRREPVFAEGDRVVPREMMTLSLTFDHRIVDGAPAARFLQTLRTGLENPAAWLTA; via the coding sequence GTGATCGCTTTCTTGATGGCGGCCGGAGAAGATGCCTCGACCGAAGGCGATTCGCCAGCCGCAGAATCGGCGCCCGCTACCGCAGCGGTGGCCGGCCCTGCGGCGCGCCGACTCGCAAGACAATTCAACGTGCCGCTCGACGATATTGCCGGTAGCGGCCGTAGCGGCCAGATCACAGCTGCCGACGTCCATGCCGAGGCCGTGCGCCGCCAGCCGGGCAATGGCGCCGCATCTCCTACAACCGCCGCGTCACACGAACGTGCCGCCGAATCGGTCGGTGTGCGCCTGGGGCGACCGGCGGACGACGACGGACAACCCGTCATCAATGCATTGGTCATCACACCACGAGCTCTGCGCGTGGCGGCCGAACGTGGCGTCGACCCTGCTAGTGTGACCGGCAGTGGCCGCGGCGGACGAATCCGCGAGCGCGACATTCTGGCGGCCTCTTGGAGCTCCCAATCTGCGACTTCGTCCACCGGGCCTGAGGCATCTCGGGCTGGTATCACGCGGCAGCAGCAAGCCGTGGCCGGTAGCACGCCCAGGTCAGGCAACGTCCGTCGTACAATCGCGCGGCGGATGGTTGCCAGCCACCAAACGACCGCACCGGTGACACTGACCAGTCGTGTCGATGCGACGAACCTGGTCAGCTTGCGCAAACAATTCCAAGCCGCGGCGGCAAACGACCAGGACGTTGTCCCATCAGTCAGCGACCTGGTCGTCAAGCTCGTGGCCATTGCGCTGGATCGTCATCCGCATTTAAACGCCCGCTGGGAAGATGAGCAGATCGTGGAATTAGCCGAGATTCGCATTGGTGTCGCCGTCGATGCCGAGGCGGGCTTGCTCGTGCCGGTGCTACCCGACGTGCGCGTAATGGGCGTGCGCGAGATTGCCGCAGCGACGCGCGAGCTCATTGCCAAGGCCCGCGCCGGAAAGCTTTCCACCGCTGACCTGCAAGGTGGCACCTTCACGGTCACCAACTTGGGCATGTATGGCATCGACGCCTTCACGCCGATCATCAACCCTCCGGAAGCCGCCATCCTGGGTCTGGGGGCGATCCGCCGCGAGCCGGTCTTTGCCGAAGGAGATCGGGTTGTGCCGCGTGAAATGATGACGCTCAGCCTGACATTTGATCACCGCATCGTCGACGGCGCGCCGGCCGCCCGGTTTCTCCAGACCCTGCGGACTGGACTCGAAAACCCGGCCGCCTGGCTGACTGCATAA